AGGGCGCGCCGGTAGATCCGGTACGGGGCCTGGCCGCCGTCGGCCGGATCCGGGAACACGTCGTGGATGACGAGCGTGCCGCCCTCGGCGACGTGCGGGGCCCAGCCCTCGTAGTCGCCCGTGGCGTGCTCGTCGGTGTGGCCGCCGTCGATGAAGACCAGGCCGAGCTTGCCGCCCCAGGCCGCGGCGACCTGCGGGGAGCGGCCCACGATCGCGATGACGTGGTCCTCGAGGCCCGCCCGGTGGAGGGTGCGGCGGAAGGTCGGGAGGGTGTCCATCAGTCCGACCTCCGGGTCCACCACGGTCGGGTCGTGGTACTCCCAGCCGGGCTGCTGCTCCTCGCTGCCGCGGTGGTGGTCGACCGTCATGGCGGCCACGCCGGCCTCGCGGGCGGCGTCGGCCAGCAGGATGGTGGAGCGGCCGCAGTACGTGCCGACCTCCAGGAGGGGCAGCCCCAGTGCGGCTGCCGCGGTGGCGGCCTCGTACAGGGCCAGGCCCTCGCCCACGGGCATGAACCCCTTGGCGGCCTCGAAGGCGGCGAGGGTCTCCGGCTTGGGGGTGGCCATGTGTTCCTCCGAGGGGGTGGGGCGTGTTGCGGTGGGCTGGGCGGCCCATGGTGCCTTACCGGCTGGTAGGGCACCATGCCGGGGCCCTCCGGGGTGGGGGTGGGGTGCCGCTGCGCGGGGCCGTCTCCCCGCCCCGCCCTTTCACCGTTCCCGGGGCGAGCCCCGGACCCCCGGTCGGGTG
The Streptomyces sp. NBC_01296 DNA segment above includes these coding regions:
- a CDS encoding class I SAM-dependent methyltransferase — its product is MATPKPETLAAFEAAKGFMPVGEGLALYEAATAAAALGLPLLEVGTYCGRSTILLADAAREAGVAAMTVDHHRGSEEQQPGWEYHDPTVVDPEVGLMDTLPTFRRTLHRAGLEDHVIAIVGRSPQVAAAWGGKLGLVFIDGGHTDEHATGDYEGWAPHVAEGGTLVIHDVFPDPADGGQAPYRIYRRALASGAFEEISVTDSLRVLRRTAPGI